A window of the Lolium perenne isolate Kyuss_39 chromosome 7, Kyuss_2.0, whole genome shotgun sequence genome harbors these coding sequences:
- the LOC127312963 gene encoding oleosin H2-like — protein MYTATASPRAHRQQQYQPLRHIEGLTLRSALRSNPQASALAVAALLVPLGGALLGLSGLVLLGTLAGVSLAVPLVVIFSPVLVPAALGAALAVAGLVAAGALGVSGISTLVWIAGYVRRGGARGDTGAVAGMVVKPLDSGKRHVAEGAPPTFVGHRLRDSGDGLSSKAKDVASASKTCTARGRGK, from the coding sequence ATGTACACGGCCACGGCGTCGCCGCGCGCGCACCGGCAGCAGCAGTACCAGCCGCTGCGCCACATCGAGGGCCTCACGCTCCGGTCCGCGCTCCGCAGCAACCCGCAGGCGTCCGCGCTGGCCGTGGCCGCGCTCCTCGTCCCGCTCGGCGGCGCGCTGCTCGGCCTCTCCGGCCTCGTCCTGCTGGGGACGCTCGCCGGCGTCTCCCTCGCGGTGCCTCTCGTCGTGATCTTCAGCCCCGTGCTCGTGCCCGCCGCGCTCGGGGCGGCCCTCGCCGTGGCGGGCCTCGTCGCCGCTGGCGCGCTGGGCGTGTCGGGGATCTCCACGCTCGTCTGGATCGCGGGGTACGTTCGGAGAGGCGGCGCGCGTGGCGACACCGGCGCGGTGGCCGGGATGGTGGTGAAGCCGTTGGACAGCGGGAAGCGGCATGTCGCGGAAGGGGCGCCGCCGACGTTCGTCGGGCACCGGCTGCGTGACTCGGGGGACGGGTTGAGCAGCAAAGCGAAGGACGTCGCCAGCGCGTCTAAGACCTGTACTGCAAGAGGACGGGGTAAATAA